One stretch of Flavobacterium sp. 9 DNA includes these proteins:
- the idi gene encoding isopentenyl-diphosphate Delta-isomerase — protein MIEENVILVNQNDEQIGLMPKLEAHEKALLHRAFSVFILNSKNEIMLQQRAHQKYHSPLLWTNTCCSHQREGETNIEAGSRRLFEEMGFKTELKELFHFIYKAPFDNGLTEHELDHVMIGYYNENPDINFEEVEAWKWMKIEDVKSDIEKQPEIYTVWFKIIFDEFYHYLEDHKI, from the coding sequence ATGATAGAAGAAAACGTAATACTAGTTAATCAAAATGATGAGCAAATTGGCTTAATGCCAAAATTAGAAGCACATGAAAAAGCACTATTACATCGCGCTTTTTCGGTTTTTATTTTAAATAGTAAAAACGAGATTATGCTACAGCAGCGTGCTCATCAAAAATACCACTCACCTTTACTCTGGACAAATACTTGCTGTAGTCATCAGCGTGAAGGCGAAACGAATATTGAAGCAGGAAGCAGACGATTGTTTGAAGAAATGGGTTTTAAAACAGAATTGAAAGAACTGTTTCATTTTATTTATAAAGCTCCTTTTGATAATGGTCTTACAGAACATGAATTAGATCATGTTATGATTGGATATTATAATGAGAATCCGGATATAAACTTCGAAGAAGTCGAAGCCTGGAAATGGATGAAGATTGAAGATGTAAAAAGTGATATTGAAAAACAGCCCGAGATTTATACCGTTTGGTTCAAAATAATTTTTGATGAATTTTATCATTATTTAGAAGACCATAAAATATAA
- a CDS encoding peroxiredoxin, protein MSLKIGDIVPNFTAKDSHGEVFESQSVLGRKPLVIYFYPKDNTPGCTTEACSFRDQYEDFKDLGAEVIGISSDSIKSHQKFAKKHQLPFILLSDQDKRLRHLFGVRDTLFGLVPGRVTYVIDRNGVVILIFDSMNAAKHIPKALETIKELVS, encoded by the coding sequence ATGTCATTAAAAATAGGAGATATAGTTCCGAATTTTACTGCAAAAGATAGTCATGGTGAAGTTTTTGAAAGCCAAAGTGTTTTGGGGCGGAAACCACTCGTGATTTATTTTTACCCAAAAGATAATACGCCTGGTTGTACTACCGAAGCTTGTAGTTTTAGAGATCAATACGAAGATTTCAAAGACTTGGGAGCTGAGGTTATTGGTATAAGCAGTGATAGTATAAAATCACATCAAAAATTTGCCAAAAAACATCAATTGCCTTTTATACTGTTATCAGATCAGGATAAAAGATTACGACACCTTTTTGGCGTTCGTGATACTTTATTTGGCCTTGTGCCAGGAAGAGTGACATATGTTATTGATCGAAATGGCGTTGTTATTTTGATTTTTGATAGTATGAATGCTGCAAAACACATCCCAAAAGCACTTGAGACTATTAAAGAATTAGTATCGTAA
- a CDS encoding quinone oxidoreductase, translating to MKALTFSSFGDSDVLEYIEIPNPQLKKDEILVEMKAIGLNFADVYRRKGNYHLKGNPPFIAGYEGAGIIVDANNHPEYKIGDRVAFADVPFANAEFVAVNTNHALPLPEAISFETAASILLQGLTAHYLATDSHKTQKGETVLIHAVAGGVGQFLTQISKLLGATVIGLTSSSDKAKVALEQGADHVFLYNEDWKSDIFKTIPKGVDVVYDSIGSTLTESFEVTKECGQVVFFGMAGGDPEPVNPRMLMDTSKTLTGGDLWSYLNSKEERIKRANQLFSWIIEGKITLSTPTSFKLSEGKLAHDYLESRKSTGKIIMIP from the coding sequence ATGAAAGCACTTACCTTCTCCTCTTTCGGAGATTCTGATGTTTTGGAATATATTGAAATTCCGAATCCGCAATTAAAAAAAGATGAAATTCTTGTCGAAATGAAAGCCATCGGATTAAATTTTGCCGATGTTTACAGACGAAAAGGAAACTATCATTTAAAAGGAAATCCTCCTTTTATTGCAGGTTACGAAGGTGCCGGAATTATTGTTGATGCTAATAATCATCCGGAATATAAAATTGGAGATCGCGTGGCTTTCGCCGATGTTCCTTTTGCAAACGCTGAATTTGTTGCCGTTAATACAAATCATGCCCTCCCTTTGCCCGAAGCTATTTCTTTTGAAACTGCCGCTTCTATTTTACTGCAAGGTTTAACAGCACATTATTTAGCAACAGACAGCCATAAAACTCAAAAAGGTGAAACCGTTTTAATTCATGCCGTTGCTGGCGGAGTTGGTCAGTTTCTAACACAAATCAGCAAACTTCTCGGAGCGACTGTTATTGGTTTAACCTCTTCTTCAGACAAAGCAAAAGTTGCACTTGAACAAGGCGCAGATCATGTTTTTCTATATAATGAAGATTGGAAATCAGATATTTTTAAAACGATTCCAAAAGGTGTCGATGTAGTTTACGACAGCATCGGAAGCACATTAACAGAAAGTTTTGAAGTCACAAAAGAATGCGGACAAGTTGTTTTCTTCGGAATGGCAGGCGGCGATCCTGAACCTGTAAATCCAAGAATGTTAATGGACACTTCAAAAACATTAACTGGAGGAGATTTATGGAGTTATTTGAACTCAAAAGAAGAAAGAATCAAAAGGGCCAATCAATTATTCTCTTGGATTATCGAAGGAAAAATTACACTTTCAACACCAACATCTTTCAAATTATCCGAAGGAAAACTAGCACACGATTATCTTGAAAGCCGAAAAAGTACAGGAAAAATAATCATGATTCCTTAG
- the msrB gene encoding peptide-methionine (R)-S-oxide reductase MsrB, with protein sequence MKTKTQIFSLCFLIPLFILQACGQSAKKQNTKTVVMENKISKPGNPYYSNTDTTKLNVSNAEWKKVLPDDIYAVMREADTERPFTGKYWKTDEKGTYYCASCGNLLFRSGAKFASSCGWPSFFEQDNKKSVVYKNDNSLGMERIEALCGRCGGHLGHLFDDGPAPTGKRYCMNSIALDFIPDNK encoded by the coding sequence ATGAAAACAAAAACTCAAATCTTTAGCCTTTGCTTTTTAATTCCGCTTTTTATTTTACAAGCATGTGGACAAAGCGCAAAAAAACAAAATACAAAAACAGTGGTCATGGAAAACAAAATCTCTAAACCCGGAAATCCTTATTATTCGAATACAGATACCACGAAACTAAATGTGAGTAATGCGGAATGGAAAAAAGTACTTCCCGATGATATTTACGCCGTAATGCGTGAAGCAGATACCGAAAGACCTTTTACAGGAAAATATTGGAAAACTGACGAAAAAGGAACTTATTATTGCGCTTCCTGCGGAAATTTACTTTTTAGATCCGGCGCCAAGTTTGCAAGCAGCTGCGGATGGCCAAGTTTTTTTGAACAAGACAACAAAAAAAGTGTGGTTTACAAAAACGATAATTCTCTGGGAATGGAAAGAATCGAAGCGCTTTGTGGTCGTTGTGGCGGACATTTAGGACATTTATTCGATGACGGACCTGCCCCAACCGGAAAACGTTATTGCATGAATTCGATTGCATTAGATTTTATTCCTGATAACAAATAA
- a CDS encoding 6-carboxytetrahydropterin synthase has translation MKVTISRKAHFNAAHRLHRKDWTFEKNNAVFGKCNNPNFHGHNYGLTVSVTGKIDPETGFVLDVKVLADIILEEVEIPFDHKNLNLDVPEFQDLNPTAENIAVVIWNKIRKRIQPDFDLEIVLNETDRNFVTYKGE, from the coding sequence ATGAAAGTAACCATATCAAGAAAAGCACATTTTAATGCTGCACATCGATTGCATAGAAAAGACTGGACATTTGAAAAAAATAATGCTGTTTTTGGAAAATGTAACAATCCTAATTTTCATGGTCATAATTATGGTTTAACAGTAAGTGTTACAGGAAAAATTGACCCAGAAACTGGTTTTGTTTTAGATGTGAAAGTATTAGCGGATATTATACTCGAAGAAGTAGAAATACCGTTTGATCACAAAAATCTGAATCTGGATGTTCCGGAATTTCAGGATTTGAATCCAACTGCAGAAAATATTGCAGTTGTGATATGGAATAAAATTAGAAAAAGAATTCAGCCCGATTTTGACTTAGAAATCGTTTTGAATGAAACGGACCGCAATTTTGTAACTTATAAAGGAGAATAA
- the msrA gene encoding peptide-methionine (S)-S-oxide reductase MsrA — MKNTILICLFALSLNGFAQNKKASNLETITLGGGCYWCVEAVYENLDGVKSVVSGFSGGKVANPSYEEVCTGTTGHAEVVQITFDKNVTDINEIFKVFFTVHDPTTLNRQGADVGTQYRSVIFYKNEEQKKAAQSIIADLNKAKVYDSPIVTKIEPFKAFYKAEDYHQNYYANNKNQPYCKMVIQPKIEKFEKVFKDKLKKK; from the coding sequence ATGAAAAATACAATATTGATTTGCCTTTTTGCCTTATCCTTAAACGGATTTGCGCAAAATAAAAAAGCCTCAAACCTAGAAACGATTACCCTTGGCGGAGGATGTTATTGGTGCGTAGAAGCTGTTTATGAAAATCTTGACGGAGTAAAATCTGTGGTTTCAGGATTTTCAGGAGGAAAAGTAGCTAACCCAAGTTATGAAGAAGTTTGCACGGGAACAACCGGTCATGCCGAAGTCGTACAAATTACCTTTGATAAAAACGTAACCGATATAAATGAAATATTTAAAGTTTTCTTCACCGTTCACGATCCAACGACTTTAAACCGACAAGGTGCAGATGTTGGAACTCAATATCGTTCCGTGATCTTTTATAAAAATGAAGAACAAAAAAAGGCAGCGCAAAGCATTATCGCAGATCTTAACAAAGCAAAAGTTTACGATAGTCCGATTGTGACAAAAATAGAACCTTTTAAAGCTTTCTATAAAGCCGAAGATTATCATCAGAATTATTATGCGAATAATAAAAATCAGCCGTATTGCAAAATGGTAATTCAGCCCAAAATCGAAAAATTCGAAAAGGTCTTTAAAGACAAATTAAAAAAGAAATAA
- a CDS encoding aminopeptidase P N-terminal domain-containing protein, giving the protein MKRLFLLFVFLITVNQIHSQENLPTDYLSKEFHKGRREAFRNLMPANSVAIIFSYPERVFSKDINYNFHQNPDLYYLTGYKEPDAVLLIFKENQGTDQTYNEVFFIREKNAGKEMWTGRRLGVEGVKSQLGISTVYNGKDFKDFAIDFKKFDKIIYDNIPVDIRNNTSGFDLFGLLQTFKTKAEITKEDPISLELFKSITSTLREIKTPEEMELMRKTVKLSCIAHNEVMKAVGPNMSENEADGIHAYIHRRYGAEGEGYPPIVGAGANGCILHYGENNSTKMDNQLLLMDVGSEYHGYSADVTRTIPANGKFTEEQKAIYQLVYDAQEAVFKICKEGTPLIDLNNTAKDVLANGLIKLGIITDPKDVKLYYPHSCSHFLGLDVHDKGNYSGPKSTLKENMIITVEPGIYIPANSKCDKKWWNIGVRIEDDIAIKKDSYENLSAESPRKWQDVEKLAAQKSTLNEMKLPKI; this is encoded by the coding sequence ATGAAACGATTATTTCTATTATTTGTTTTCTTAATTACTGTTAATCAAATTCATTCACAAGAAAACCTGCCAACAGATTATCTTTCAAAAGAATTCCACAAAGGCCGCAGAGAAGCTTTCAGAAATCTTATGCCAGCCAATTCTGTCGCGATTATTTTTTCTTATCCCGAAAGAGTTTTTTCAAAAGATATTAATTATAATTTCCATCAAAATCCTGATTTGTATTACTTGACAGGATACAAAGAGCCCGATGCTGTTTTATTAATTTTCAAAGAAAATCAAGGAACAGATCAAACCTATAATGAAGTTTTTTTTATAAGAGAAAAAAATGCCGGAAAAGAAATGTGGACAGGAAGACGACTTGGCGTTGAAGGCGTGAAATCTCAATTGGGAATTTCTACCGTTTACAACGGAAAAGATTTTAAGGATTTCGCAATTGATTTTAAAAAATTCGATAAAATAATTTATGACAATATCCCTGTTGATATTAGAAATAACACATCAGGTTTTGACCTTTTTGGATTACTGCAAACCTTCAAAACCAAAGCAGAAATCACAAAAGAAGATCCTATTTCTCTAGAGCTTTTCAAATCAATTACATCTACGCTTAGAGAAATCAAAACCCCTGAGGAAATGGAATTAATGCGTAAAACCGTTAAACTTTCCTGTATTGCACACAACGAAGTAATGAAAGCCGTTGGACCAAATATGAGCGAAAATGAAGCTGACGGAATTCACGCCTATATTCACCGCAGATATGGTGCCGAAGGCGAAGGTTATCCGCCAATTGTTGGTGCTGGAGCAAACGGATGTATTCTACATTATGGAGAAAACAACAGCACAAAAATGGACAACCAATTACTACTAATGGATGTTGGATCTGAATACCACGGTTATTCCGCCGATGTTACCAGAACAATTCCTGCAAACGGAAAATTCACTGAAGAACAAAAAGCCATTTATCAATTAGTTTACGATGCTCAGGAAGCCGTTTTTAAAATCTGCAAAGAAGGAACACCTCTTATAGACTTGAATAATACTGCAAAAGACGTTCTCGCAAATGGTTTAATAAAATTAGGAATCATCACAGATCCAAAAGATGTAAAACTTTATTATCCGCACAGTTGTTCTCATTTTCTCGGTTTAGATGTTCATGATAAAGGAAATTATAGCGGTCCAAAAAGCACTCTTAAAGAAAATATGATTATCACTGTTGAACCTGGAATTTATATTCCGGCAAATAGCAAATGCGATAAAAAATGGTGGAATATTGGTGTTCGTATCGAAGATGATATTGCAATCAAAAAAGATTCATATGAAAATTTATCTGCTGAATCTCCAAGAAAATGGCAAGATGTTGAGAAACTTGCCGCTCAAAAAAGCACATTAAACGAAATGAAATTACCTAAAATATAA